agtatttattttttgataatattgataaacttccaaaatttaaaataactgtttttccaaattttttgttttggtctaaAAGTAAAtatgcatattaaattataatattaagCATTGATAATTCTTAAATCTTGGCTTGAAGTTCATGACTTTTACAAAACTCTTTGACATTTTTAGGTAAGAAACCCCCCTTTGTTAAACAAAAACTGTTCCTTATGATTTCTGTTATATTGATGGTCTGTGTCCAGGCTTCCCGTTTTCCTTTTTTCCCTTGTATCGCTCTACTACATGGCTTCCATGGTTTGGTTTTGGATCCTCTGAACCAATGGATCATGCAGGTCTCCTCATCAAAATTGATGACTTGGGCAACTTGAGGCCACTCCTTGTCATATTCCTCCAAGTTTAGAAGGACCATCTCCCCAACACTTACAGTAATTGTACTGTTATCCCCTTGGCTCCCAGATTTCTTTTTTCCAACAACAAGCTaaaacaaaatttagaacatTATAAACTTccataaattataaaaatgtccaaactaagcttttatatagtttttctttcaaaaaggattttatatttataagaatcatatatcatttaaaataatacatcatatattcagtaaaatacgtgtgaaataacaatatgctattgataagtttcctttgggagataacctaaaatactattcttttcaataaagattttttgaaaccaaaaaagattatctccccttcctacaaacatattgcaatttcacaaatattttactgaatatgaaatgtttttattcacataatgtgtgattcttatgaatatagaatacttttcgaaagaaaaactatataaaagcttagtttggacatttttatagcaattaaaaataaaacagttcacctttagtatggtaatggctataatataactatacagattgatagactgatttagtaataccatcaataaagtggagttaaagtcttataggattgtaagtatgttttattttatcaccttgcactttcatgacttgactgtggttttctacagcagttggttcaaatttcagaccagttgaacaatttggtttaataaaacaaattgcaatttggtcaaaattttgaatgaattgcaattggtggatagcaacacttacagtcaagtcactgtaaagaAAAAAGAACATATGTTCACATTattcttgtttaaattaaatatttttcattagtGAGTCTTTCCATTTCTTGTAAAAATTTGTTTTGGTAGTTTGTGTAGGTGTTTTTTTGGTTCCTCCTTTTGTATGTAAATTAGACTGTTGGGTTTCCTGTTTGTATAGTTTTACACTGGTCTTAAAAATTTATAGCTTGTGGCTCCATGTGAACAAAGACTCACCGTTGAAGATAGTACTGTAACCTATAATTGCTTTAATACTTTATACTACATTGTGTCTTAGATACAGATTTGTCTCCTTGTCATGTATGTCTTCTTATAAATATTGgtaaaagtttataaatttaaaattttgtatactagtatacaaaatgaATTACCTGAGGAATTGGTTCATCTTCATCTGACACATCACTCAACTCTGAGTCACTGAACTGTCTGGTGTCAGAAGTTTCTTTCATATCCCGTTCCTTGGCTTTCTCAATTAAATCACTTATCGGCCACACTGCTTCTTCGGGAGATTCTGtgaccccaaaaaaaaaaatatatgtattctttctttacatgtttaaaatagaataaacagctgcgccattaGCATATTGATACACCCTCACATTTTCAAACAACAAAGTTCTTTTACTTATCaatgtcatatttgaaatttatgaaaatcaaaagggcGATgacatcaacagatataaacaattgaCCAACAATTCTTGATaattgctgaaagcatttttcAATTATTGTCGCAAActgaaaaatccccccttttattaatgaaaaagaaaaattactGTAAAatcgaaaatttataaaattctaaagGTAGCTGACATCAACCGATATTAACAATCTAACATggaaaaatttatttatatatcattaagGCTTGATAATACTGAGTTGTGTTGTAGCACATGTTTTCAATCTTAAAATCTCTGCTACATGATACTTTTTTTGGCAGATAGTTTCGTTTAACCACTGTATTTGCACAAGGAAAAATCCACAGTATAAATATAAATACCTGCCACTTATTTTTTGGGAGAGCAAACAGTAGTATTGAAG
The Mytilus edulis unplaced genomic scaffold, xbMytEdul2.2 SCAFFOLD_294, whole genome shotgun sequence genome window above contains:
- the LOC139505629 gene encoding uncharacterized protein; this encodes MADISKYSNKFSSWLARQAVLTLPKLMRAFEFCTTPNPVSVQTSKVWDIAGWITQYLNKMCNHSYPHIFKIIKKDEKTRLFYKKWSTDKTWQEPEEQLLLGVPTDSPKIIIPDYNKIDLTKLKKDITGSFSFFKREEDKKWWNDFFTDLSSNESPEEAVWPISDLIEKAKERDMKETSDTRQFSDSELSDVSDEDEPIPQLVVGKKKSGSQGDNSTITVSVGEMVLLNLEEYDKEWPQVAQVINFDEETCMIHWFRGSKTKPWKPCSRAIQGKKGKREAWTQTINITEIIRNSFCLTKGGFLPKNVKEFCKSHELQAKI